The proteins below are encoded in one region of Mya arenaria isolate MELC-2E11 chromosome 15, ASM2691426v1:
- the LOC128220441 gene encoding NFX1-type zinc finger-containing protein 1-like produces MADGFGRDENYRPRRPIRAGLPLRRYDDGGDAWDDEADRERRGRGGRGGGRGQGRGRGRGVGGGGAGGATRRQPLDKRFLERLAEREPADILQTISNPQTELRDALGRSAKEYNMIPLLLRVLSEAFTCNSQPECLNRVLIIIKEAKFFDTVMNYCIDMQGEDRPHVQRGFRRPLRDMVTVMSEFAEKNPTSITEIVGLHTMLEMVINGLRETTNVIDEDILKHFRLLTETKEKLLRKRTAKRRTVTEERQQQQEGEEPPNDFREVEIFPQTADMQDDDDRYLRANKVRGRYRDVDHYLDVQFRLLREDFIAPLREGVSEYIQAMNERGRQRNGKRNVTIYHNVSIISPECGDNGLCHVIRFDVSRMGHVRWQSSKRLIFGSLLSLSSDNFRTFVFATVMNRDPKSLVKGIVTVRFECKQEETRALFGQLFTMAETTAYFESYKHVLKGLQNMREAELPFQRYIVECERHVQPPAYLRRRENTCFDLRPLVDEGIILKDNSHLEHILADDDEDEEPITYTFSEHSQEAEDVKVLDRTSWPPADLLHLDESQFRAIHTALTKEFVITQGPPGTGKTYIGLKIVKALLHNKDAWTRNPDTGLKDNRPMLIVCYTNHALDQFLEGIISFYKGDVVRVGSRSNSEVLKPYNLHNFRQRFRHEKKIPVQIFKGRREAKYEMDSVTTQIRQVSAQLQISTTNIMNEDFLRPYMGEDHYHLLTIGFEMILQVYPEARQVFRQGHSIIVEWLGIGNLAPIVEMEANIAAGDMVLDNNFEDGNDLIEAEDELDAIQAQRQLDDRDEDDEGEDGDDEIDRMINEFRDSALTGKNLVEFKVKVAATAHQKSVALDVNALDEKPQNTQEGEWKTQKKERKKQKRKLQMNLSKNEVMSEEDLAAVTDIWHISTEDKWKLYRLWIKKYQDHQLEKIKEKEEEFDAAAARYKEALMQEDKEIMRHSTIIGMTTTGAARYQLVLQEIRSRIVVVEEAAEVLEAHIITTLSRGCEHLILIGDHKQLKPNPTVYKLATEYKLDVSLFERMINNGIQCDCLELQHRMRPEIAELIKPIYKNLRNHSDVLNYEPIRGVASNMFFITHSEHEANDEDLRSHSNVHEAAYIVELCRYLIKQGYEADQITVLTLYSGQLFCLRGLMPKSEFEGVKLTVVDNYQGEENDIVLLSLVRSNNEDSIGFLKTDNRVCVALSRAKKGFYVIGNFELLQRRSKLWNEIVIDMKQKKRFGEGLLLQCQNHPEEKPLEAKIARDFAEAPEGGCNKRCGQRLDCGHLCERFCHPLDQDHKGETSRCRKRCNKILCGNKHKCPLRCGQKCESCKEKMDKKIPRCGHVQKVQCSIPPADFTCLEACQSILPCGHKCQSKCGMAHTQDCGVKVEKTWPCGHKAQIKCHQEDTAICPAACDGALSCDHRCRGTCGQCFQGRLHVPCQNECMRILVCGHECQDRCSQCPPCTRPCQNQCQHSKCPRRCGELCAPCREPCTWRCEHYKCTNICSEPCDRPPCDKACRKRLACGHPCIGLCGEPCPTDCRVCDQQKVTEIFFGDEDEEDARFVLLQDCRMRCIFEVKGMDTYMETKVDEKGEIKLKDCPKCRTPIRRTVRYRSTINQTLTDIEQVKSHVLVNKTRLRKLREDIRQTFEEIEDERNKLILRRRMEKAYDEQAENALAALLNQSRFLSQIDKHKSNWAKLKGLAYKCEREKAFLHIGRMVDWIMSDRSLMTAQETEDAELEFDRLRAQLKLLMFQMRANEKRIQLDNTLKAKIRDAEKTLTGNDKFKGDVKAKVENCLRALQNIIPTTELGISKEEKIMIVKAMELQKGHWFKCPKGHVYAIGDCGGATTESRCPECNSRIGGAGYRLAADNVLATEMDGADHAAWSEQENVANYGFNAIF; encoded by the exons ATGGCGGATGGATTTGGTAGAGATGAGAATTATAG GCCACGGCGTCCAATACGAGCTGGACTGCCTCTCCGACGGTATGACGACGGCGGCGACGCGTGGGATGATGAAGCTGACCGAGAGAGACGCGGCAGAGGGGGACGGGGCGGTGGAagaggtcaaggtcgtggtcgGGGCCGCGGGGTAGGGGGAGGGGGAGCGGGAGGAGCGACCCGCAGACAACCACTAGACAAGAGGTTCCTGGAGAGGCTGGCGGAACGGGAGCCGGCGGATATACTTCAAACGATTTCCAACCCGCAGACGGAACTACGAGACGCTCTGGGCCGCAGCGCCAAGGAATACAATATGATCCCTCTACTGTTAAGGGTTCTTTCAGAGGCGTTCACGTGTAACTCGCAACCGGAGTGCCTCAACAGGGTCCTAATTATCATCAAAGAGGCAAAATTCTTCGACACAG TGATGAACTACTGTATAGACATGCAGGGCGAGGACAGGCCGCACGTGCAGCGCGGGTTCCGACGCCCGCTTCGGGACATGGTCACCGTCATGTCGGAGTTCGCCGAGAAAAACCCAACCTCTATCACGGAGATTGTAG GTCTTCATACTATGCTTGAAATGGTCATAAATGGACTGCGCGAGACTACTAACGTCATTGATGAGGACATACTTAAACACTTCCGGTTACTGACAGAAACAAAGGAGAAACTTCTCCGAAAACGAACCGCTAAAAG GCGAACGGTAACAGAGGAGCGGCAACAGCAGCAAGAGGGTGAGGAGCCGCCAAACGACTTTCGGGAAGTGGAGATCTTTCCCCAGACCGCCGACATGCAG GATGACGATGACCGTTATTTGCGAGCCAACAAAGTACGTGGTCGGTACCGTGACGTTGATCACTATCTGGATGTTCAATTCCGATTACTGCGAGAGGACTTCATCGCCCCATTACGTGAAGGAGTAAGCGAGTATATACAGGCCATGAACGAGAGAGGCAGACAGAGGAACGGTAAGCGCAATGTGACGATATATCACAATGTGAGTATTATCTCCCCTGAATGTGGAGACAACGGTTTATGTCACGTGATACGATTTGACGTCAGCAGAATGGGTCACGTGCGTTGGCAGTCTTCGAAGCGCCTGATTTTTGGATCTCTGCTTAGCCTTTCATCCGACAACTTCAGGACGTTCGTTTTTGCAACGGTGATGAATCGAGACCCAAAATCGCTTGTTAAAGGTATTGTCACTGTTCGCTTTGAATGCAAACAAGAAGAAACTAGAGCTTTGTTTGGACAATTGTTTACAATGGCAGAGACCACAGCTTACTTCGAATCatacaaacatgtattgaaAGGTTTGCAGAACATGCGAGAAGCGGAGTTGCCATTTCAAAGATACATTGTTGAATGTGAACGCCATGTGCAGCCACCTGCTTATCTTCGGAGGCGAGAAAACACATGCTTTGATCTTCGCCCTCTGGTAGATGAAGGAATCATTCTAAAAGACAACAGCCATTTGGAACACATACTTGCCGATGACGACGAAGACGAGGAGCCAATCACATACACGTTTAGTGAGCATTCACAAGAAGCTGAAGATGTGAAAGTTCTTGACAGAACAAGTTGGCCACCGGCTGATCTCCTTCACCTGGACGAGTCTCAGTTTAGAGCCATCCATACAGCCTTGACAAAGGAATTTGTGATCACACAAGGGCCACCGGGAACCGGCAAGACCTATATTGGTCTCAAGATTGTGAAAGCTCTTTTGCACAATAAAGATGCCTGGACTCGGAATCCTGACACTGGTTTGAAAGACAATAGACCCATGCTGATTGTGTGTTACACAAACCACGCGCTTGATCAGTTTCTCGAAGGCATTATTTCCTTTTACAAAGGAGACGTCGTTCGAGTGGGCTCGAGAAGCAACAGCGAAGTGCTCAAGCCCTACAACCTCCACAACTTTCGACAGAGATTTCGACATGAGAAAAAAATACCAGTTCAGATTTTCAAAGGACGCCGTGAGGCCAAGTATGAAATGGACTCTGTTACAACACAAATAAGACAAGTCAGTGCGCAGCTCCAGATTTCCACAACCAACATTATGAACGAAGATTTCTTGCGGCCATACATGGGAGAAGACCATTATCATTTACTGACAATAGGGTTTGAAATGATCCTTCAGGTTTATCCCGAAGCAAGACAAGTCTTTCGACAAGGCCATTCTATCATTGTCGAATGGCTAGGAATTGGCAATCTCGCACCAATTGTAGAAATGGAGGCTAATATTGCAGCAGGGGATATGGTCTTGGATAATAATTTCGAGGACGGTAATGACCTGATTGAAGCTGAAGATGAGCTTGATGCTATTCAAGCGCAGCGACAATTGGATGATAGAGATGAAGACGATGAAGGTGAGGACGGTGATGATGAAATCGATAGAATGATAAACGAGTTTAGGGATTCTGCCCTTACTGGTAAAAATTTGGTTGAATTTAAAGTGAAGGTTGCTGCAACAGCGCATCAGAAATCAGTTGCACTGGATGTAAATGCCCTCGATGAAAAGCCACAGAACACACAAGAAGGTGAATGGAAGACCCAAAAGAAAGAGAGAAAGAAACAAAAGAGAAAACTGCAGATGAATCTGTCAAAAAACGAAGTCATGTCAGAAGAGGACCTTGCTGCTGTCACGGACATTTGGCATATTTCCACAGAGGACAAATGGAAACTGTACAGACTTTGGATCAAGAAGTATCAAGACCACCAGCTTGAGAAAATTAAGGAGAAAGAAGAAGAGTTTGATGCTGCAGCTGCAAGGTATAAAGAGGCACTCATGCAGGAAGACAAGGAGATTATGCGACACTCAACAATTATAGGTATGACCACAACTGGAGCAGCTAGATATCAGCTAGTCTTACAGGAAATTCGATCTCGAATCGTTGTTGTTGAAGAAGCCGCGGAAGTTCTAGAAGCGCACATCATTACAACACTGAGCAGAGGCTGTGAACACTTGATATTGATTGGTGACCACAAACAGCTGAAACCAAACCCGACAGTTTACAAATTGGCAACAGAATATAAACTGGACGTCTCTTTATTCGAACGCATGATAAACAATGGGATCCAATGTGACTGCCTGGAGCTTCAGCACCGAATGCGACCAGAGATTGCAGAACTGATAAAGCCCATTTATAAAAACTTGCGGAACCATAGTGATGTCCTAAACTACGAACCGATCAGGGGAGTGGCTTCAAACATGTTCTTCATCACTCACAGCGAGCATGAAGCTAATGATGAAGATTTGAGAAGTCATTCAAACGTTCACGAAGCTGCATATATAGTTGAGCTTTGTAGGTACTTGATCAAGCAGGGATACGAAGCAGATCAGATCACTGTTCTTACTCTGTATTCCGGTCAGCTGTTTTGCCTTAGAGGACTTATGCCTAAAAGCGAATTTGAAGGTGTCAAACTCACAGTTGTTGACAACTACCAGGGCGAGGAGAACGATATCGTTCTCTTATCACTAGTAAGAAGCAACAATGAGGACTCAATCGGTTTTCTTAAGACGGACAACAGGGTCTGTGTTGCTCTTTCAAGGGCAAAGAAGGGCTTCTATGTCATTGGCAACTTCGAATTGCTACAAAGACGATCAAAACTGTGGAATGAAATTGTAATTGACATGAAACAGAAAAAGAGATTTGGAGAAGGCCTTTTATTGCAGTGTCAAAATCATCCTGAAGAAAAACCATTAGAAGCAAAAATTGCTCGCGACTTTGCTGAAGCTCCCGAGGGAGGATGCAATAAACGATGCGGGCAGCGGCTTGACTGTGGACATCTTTGTGAACGATTCTGTCATCCTCTTGATCAGGACCATAAGGGAGAAACTAGCAGATGTAGAAAACGTTGCAATAAGATTCTATGCGGAAACAAACACAAGTGCCCTCTACGATGTGGCCAGAAGTGTGAGTCTTGTAAAGAGAAGatggataaaaaaataccaaGATGTGGGCACGTTCAGAAAGTGCAATGCTCTATCCCTCCAGCCGACTTCACATGTCTAGAAGCTTGTCAATCAATACTGCCTTGTGGACATAAATGCCAGTCGAAGTGCGGCATGGCGCATACACAGGACTGTGGGGTAAAAGTCGAGAAGACATGGCCATGCGGCCATAAAGCACAGATAAAATGTCACCAGGAAGATACAGCCATTTGCCCTGCTGCATGTGATGGGGCTTTGAGCTGTGACCACCGATGTCGAGGAACATGTGGGCAGTGCTTTCAAGGCAGATTGCACGTTCCATGTCAGAATGAGTGTATGAGAATTTTGGTATGCGGACATGAATGCCAGGACAGATGTAGCCAATGCCCGCCCTGTACAAGACCCTGTCAGAACCAATGCCAACATAGTAAATGCCCTCGGAGATGTGGTGAATTATGTGCACCATGTAGAGAACCCTGTACATGGAGATGTGAACACTATAAATGTACCAACATCTGCAGTGAGCCATGCGATCGACCTCCTTGTGACAAAGCATGCAGGAAACGACTGGCCTGTGGTCACCCCTGCATTGGGCTATGTGGGGAACCATGCCCAACGGATTGTAGGGTTTGCGACCAACAGAAAGTTACCGAGATCTTCTTCGGAGATGAAGACGAAGAAGACGCTCGGTTTGTACTACTTCAAGATTGCAGAATGCGTTGCATCTTCGAAGTGAAAGGGATGGATACATACATGGAAACAAAAGTCGATGAAAAGGGAGAAATAAAACTGAAGGATTGTCCAAAATGCCGCACCCCGATAAGAAGAACAGTTCGGTACAGGTCGACCATCAATCAAACACTAACGGATATTGAACAAGTGAAAAGTCATGTCcttgtaaataaaacaagattgCGAAAGCTAAGAGAAGACATAAGACAAACGTTTGAGGAGATTGAAGATGAGcgaaataaattgattttaaggAGAAGAATGGAAAAAGCTTATGACGAGCAAGCAGAAAACGCATTGGCTGCTCTTTTGAACCAGTCACGCTTTTTGTCACAAATTGACAAGCACAAGTCCAACTGGGCGAAACTGAAAGGACTGGCTTACAAATGTGAACGCGAGAAGGCATTCCTTCACATTGGAAGAATGGTGGACTGGATAATGTCAGATCGATCGCTGATGACAGCACAGGAAACAGAAGATGCTGAACTAGAGTTTGACCGTTTACGAGCGCAGTTGAAACTGCTGATGTTTCAAATGCGTGCAAATGAAAAACGTATTCAGTTAGATAATACATTGAAGGCAAAGATTCGAGACGCGGAAAAAACCTTAACCGGAAACGACAAATTTAAAGGTGATGTGAAGGCCAAAGTTGAAAACTGTTTACGGGCTTTACAGAACATAATACCAACGACAGAGCTTGGGATTTCGAAGGAAGAAAAGATAATGATTGTAAAAGCAATGGAGCTCCAAAAGGGACACTGGTTTAAATGTCCAAAAG GTCACGTGTATGCCATAGGTGACTGTGGGGGGGCTACGACTGAAAGTCGCTGTCCCGAGTGTAATTCCCGGATAGGAGGTGCCGGGTATCGCCTGGCGGCTGACAACGTTCTGGCGACGGAAATGGATGGGGCCGACCACGCTGCCTGGTCAGAACAAGAAAATGTGGCGAACTATGGGTTTAATGCCATATTTTAA